A stretch of DNA from Lotus japonicus ecotype B-129 chromosome 4, LjGifu_v1.2:
CAGTTTGTTTACTCATGGGATCTCATTTTATGTTAAGAAAATAGTAAGTCcaattaatttactaatatcACCACTTTTAAAAAATGTGTTTGTTATGGTACCTTAACCCAAATCAAGGTAAGGTACCCAAAATGAGATAATTCAATAATAAAGAAGCATgtataagttataattttgatgttaTTTTATCGTAGTGATGCAACATTTCATTTTTAGAGACATGAAATTTGTAAGTAATGTTTTTTTAGGCTTTGTTCATCCGTCAATCATGGTCATTTTGCGCACATTTCAACCATCATCGTTCATCTCTACAACTAaaccatttttcattaaaaaaacaaatttcatgAGATAATTAATTGAATAATCATCTATTAAATTAATCAATGCGGGAACCATACCCAAAATATTTTATGGGTACCACATaatttacctttaaaaaatgattataCGTGCCTTCTAATAAAATATCTTACTCACGGTTCAAACTTTTATGCTCATTGGAATGAAGGTCTAGTTATTTTAACACTAGACAAACAACCTTATTAACCATTCAATTTCCTTCTCATTATTGAGATGGAATATTTTTCTCATCTTCTCTTCCATTTACCTGATAGGTAACAACACACGCAGACCGTTCCCTGAACGATTTTTCTAGAAAAAGAGAACTCCAAAAACCTCTTgtaaagtttcaaaaagtcacGTTACATTTGACAGCTCTATTCAACTAAACCTCAGGCCTTTTTAAACTCGTGCCTTATTGCTCAAAAAACAAACGACTAGAGCGTCAAGACCAAGATGATAAGATATCCAAGCGCCACTGTCCACCACCAACTGAAATATCTCCATGTCCCAACAAATTTACATCACTCATTCATCAATCTCATACCCCATTCCTTTCCACTACCACCACACAAGCCTCACACCACCCTTCCTTCTCTGAGACTGGTGAAGCCTCTCCACTGCACACCACCATCATCCACCATGGATTCCAGCTCCACCAACACTGAAGAAGTAGCCTACGACCTCTCCCCCATCATGAAAGTTTACAAAAACGGCCGTGTAGAGAGGCTAGCCGGTGTAGATTTTGTTCCCACAGGCCTTGACCCCAAAACCAACGTTGAATCCAAAGACGTTGTTATCTCCGAAGAAGATGGCATATCAGCGAGGATTTTCATTCCGAAATCGACTAACCCTCCGCCGCAGAAGCTTCCTGTTCTTGTTTACTTTCACGGCGGCGCGTTCTGCATAGAAACGCCGTTTTCTGCGAACTACCACAACTACGTTACCTCTGTTGCCTCGCTTGCGAACGTGATTGGTGTGTCTGTTCACTACCGGAGGGCGCCGGAGCACCCTGTTCCGATAGCGCATGAAGATTCATGGCGGGCACTGAAATGGGTCGCTTCCCATGTCGGTGGAAACGGCCCTGATCCGTGGCTGAACGAGCACGGCGATTTTGGGAAAATGTTCTTCGCCGGAGACAGCGCCGGTGCCAACATAGCACACTATTTGGGTGTTCGGGTCGGGTCGGAAGGTTTGGGTTTTGATGGTGTGAGGATTGAAGGGTTAGTGTACGTGCATCCATATTTCTGGGGTGGTGAACGAATTGGGAAGGAGGGAGATAGGCCTGAGTATGTGCAGAAGGTGCATGATTTGTGGCGGTTTTCGTACCCGACCACGAGTGGATCCGATGACCCGCTTTTAAACCCGGCTAAGGATCCGAATCTTGGGAAGCTAGCTTGTGGGAGAGTGCTTGTTTGTGTGGCTGGGAATGATTTGTTGAGGGATAGGGGTTGGTACTACAAAGAGTTGCTTGAGAAGAGTGGGTGGAGTGGAGAAGTGGAGGTGTTGGAAGCAAAGGATGAGGAGCATGTGTTTCATATGTTCAAACCAACATGTGAGAATGCTATGGTTTTGCTCAACCAAGTTGTCTCATTCATCAAGCAGGAATGACCATATATAGTAGTTGTATCATGTTTCTTCTGTTTTAATTTTCTGCTTTATTGTATGACCGTTTCTTCCTGAATCGACTTATGAATATCAGGTCGACTCAGAACATAAACTTTCGTTGCAAGTGAAAAAAAGTGAGTCATATGCACAAGACAAGAGGACTCCCATTATATAGTTGATGAGTATGTATCTGCGATAACTCACGACATGATTAGTAAATTAGGTTACATTAAGTGCAGAAACCACCCAAGGTTCTGTTACTTGGATAGAAATGGGATGATTAATCGAGATGATTGGCTTCTACAAATGCTACATATCTCCCGCGTGGACCCCATCTCTTGCCTTGGGGGGCAATGCGAACTGGGCCTGCTTTAGGTGACCCGGACCCCGATCGTCCTGCTATAGGCCCAAATTGGCctaatatacatttttttttaggaGGAAGGCCCCGCTTACACCTTCTAAATCTTAAACTCTTACACTCAATCTAGATCATTGATTTCATTTTAATCCAATGACTCTAATATGTTTCAATTATTAAAACCTAGCGCACCACCATTGATAAACATTATCCTTCCTGGTGCAGGACCACACTCACGTTCTACATTTATGAGGTCCAAGAATTGTTTGGTTTCTGAAATTCTAATTCAATTTATCAATCAAATTGAGTTTTTATTGAAACGCCTTTGTTTTCTCCCAGAAAATATGATCCATCAAAGCCTCTTGGCTTTTCCCAAACATTATAGGATGTCGCTTTCTAAAAAATTCTGGTTGcctatcatttttttttccagatccTTGCCCATGATTTAATCCAACCAATAATCGTTGTTTAAATGACAAAAACCTTAGGAGAAAATAGGCCATGGCTTCTCAAAGATTAATTAATAAGATCAAACAATCCTTTGACCACTATCCATCTAATGTTTTGTTTCCTTCTAATAGCATTGAATCAAAGACACAGGTAGAAATTCACAGCAGAGGAAAAGGGGCTTCCAGAAGTGAGAAATCGTCTGTGAGGGTTCTTGGAAGACAAATTAATGATGATGCGAGTAGCGCACGACAAGGAAACTGTGGAAGGATTGAGAAGGAGGAAGGTGCATAGGATGTTTTAATAATTGAAACATATTAGAGCCATTGGATTAAAATGAAATCAATGATTTAGATTGAGTGTAAGAGTGTAAGATTTAGAAGGTGTAAGTCGAGCCCTCCTCTTTTTTTAGATTATATGTATCAATACATATGAAAATTCGTGATGAAATTACTCATATACTCTTATTCGTCATACTACAATCAAGTCTTTACTATGAGCACTACCTGAACAATACCACCATGTTTGCTCAGCCATCGCAGAACACCCCTCCCGAACATGACGAGAGAATTTGGTTTGTGGTCAAGGAACTTGGGCTGCACTCTAGAGGATTAGAGGCACTAATGCTTAAGTTATCTTTAA
This window harbors:
- the LOC130713537 gene encoding probable carboxylesterase 12; this translates as MIRYPSATVHHQLKYLHVPTNLHHSFINLIPHSFPLPPHKPHTTLPSLRLVKPLHCTPPSSTMDSSSTNTEEVAYDLSPIMKVYKNGRVERLAGVDFVPTGLDPKTNVESKDVVISEEDGISARIFIPKSTNPPPQKLPVLVYFHGGAFCIETPFSANYHNYVTSVASLANVIGVSVHYRRAPEHPVPIAHEDSWRALKWVASHVGGNGPDPWLNEHGDFGKMFFAGDSAGANIAHYLGVRVGSEGLGFDGVRIEGLVYVHPYFWGGERIGKEGDRPEYVQKVHDLWRFSYPTTSGSDDPLLNPAKDPNLGKLACGRVLVCVAGNDLLRDRGWYYKELLEKSGWSGEVEVLEAKDEEHVFHMFKPTCENAMVLLNQVVSFIKQE